In a genomic window of Bradyrhizobium ontarionense:
- the mgtA gene encoding magnesium-translocating P-type ATPase, with protein sequence MNTDPIPTEHRFWRHSPPQAAETLACGLNGLAEAEAAERLERYGPNSDAPSHVVSPLRAILRRLLEPLSLILLVAGVISMVTGDVIGGAIIVLILTLSIGLDTVQEGHAVKAAEELRRSVALKAEVKRDGTYREIDVETVVPGDILRVRAGDIVPADALIIECTAFTAGEAALTGEPYPVTKQANMPAEADDSSNAVFRGSVAQTGEAVALVVNTGPRTMFGAAASALTEAQGRTPFERDLHEFGLVIARLTLALVVVVLTVRVVFGRPVMDSLLFSVALAVGLTPELLPMITTVTLSRGALRMAKRKVIVKRLAAIHDLGAMSVLCTDKTGTLTSAEITLARSIAPDGNDNPRAAELGAIAAALGGDRGSLDTALIAGADHASDGWILGGQQTFDFSRRLGSVLAIRGQDQILIVKGAPETVIALCTRQRCGTAIEPIDEDGRAAMRERVRVLAQDGLRTVAIASRPWSGAPREIESSDEQELILEGLCAFADPPKPTAASAIAQLARAGITLKILSGDDPVVVKRLAGLVGLKADRVLSGSDIAELSDDALAVQVRSTDAFGRLAPDQKSRIVKALQASGEVVGFLGDGINDAPALKAADIGLSVEGATGVAQSAADIILLAADLEVVANGVEEGRRTFANILKYVRMGASSNFGNMLSMAIASMALPFLPMLPTQILLNNLLYDLSELGIPFDRVSPQATARPQRWDMKQLLRFAAIMGPLSSLFDFLTFGALLYLFHATPEEFRTAWFLESMATQILVIFIIRTNLRPWSNRADPMLTASSLTALVVAVVVPFTPAGAWFGFVTPPFAVLATIAGLVVAYLVCAEALKSLAVRPRPRSLQRGPRPHLGSP encoded by the coding sequence GTGAATACTGATCCGATCCCGACTGAGCACCGGTTCTGGCGGCATTCGCCCCCGCAGGCGGCCGAGACCCTCGCCTGCGGCCTGAACGGCCTCGCCGAAGCCGAAGCGGCCGAGCGGCTCGAGCGCTATGGACCGAACAGCGATGCGCCGTCGCATGTGGTGAGTCCGCTGCGCGCCATATTGCGGCGACTGCTGGAGCCGCTGTCGCTGATCCTGCTGGTGGCCGGCGTCATCTCGATGGTGACCGGTGACGTGATCGGCGGCGCGATCATCGTCCTCATCCTGACGCTGTCGATCGGATTGGACACGGTTCAGGAGGGGCACGCGGTCAAGGCGGCCGAGGAGCTCCGTCGTTCCGTCGCCTTGAAGGCTGAGGTCAAGCGCGACGGCACCTATCGCGAGATCGACGTCGAGACGGTCGTCCCCGGCGACATCCTGCGCGTCCGCGCTGGCGACATCGTCCCCGCCGACGCGCTGATCATCGAATGCACCGCCTTCACGGCGGGCGAGGCCGCGCTCACGGGAGAGCCCTACCCCGTGACCAAGCAGGCGAACATGCCTGCGGAGGCGGACGACAGCTCGAACGCCGTGTTCCGCGGCTCGGTGGCGCAGACCGGCGAGGCGGTCGCGCTCGTGGTCAACACCGGCCCGCGCACGATGTTCGGTGCGGCCGCGTCCGCTCTCACCGAGGCGCAGGGCCGCACGCCGTTCGAGCGCGATCTGCACGAATTCGGGCTCGTCATCGCGCGGCTCACTCTGGCGCTCGTCGTCGTCGTGCTCACGGTTCGCGTCGTGTTCGGCCGCCCCGTGATGGACTCGCTGCTGTTCTCCGTCGCGCTTGCGGTCGGACTGACGCCCGAACTGCTGCCCATGATCACGACCGTGACCCTGTCGCGCGGTGCGCTGCGCATGGCCAAGCGCAAGGTGATCGTGAAGCGGCTTGCCGCCATTCACGATCTCGGCGCGATGTCCGTGCTGTGCACCGACAAGACGGGCACCCTGACCTCCGCAGAAATCACCCTTGCCCGCAGCATCGCGCCTGACGGCAACGACAACCCGCGCGCTGCCGAGCTCGGCGCCATCGCCGCTGCGCTCGGCGGCGACCGCGGCTCGCTCGATACCGCCCTGATCGCAGGGGCCGATCACGCCTCTGACGGATGGATCTTGGGCGGACAGCAGACCTTCGACTTCTCGCGGCGTCTCGGCTCCGTGCTCGCGATCCGCGGGCAAGATCAGATCCTGATCGTGAAAGGTGCGCCCGAGACGGTGATCGCGCTCTGTACGCGGCAACGGTGCGGCACGGCGATCGAGCCGATCGACGAGGATGGACGCGCTGCCATGCGCGAGCGTGTGCGCGTGTTGGCACAGGATGGGCTGCGCACGGTCGCGATCGCGTCGCGGCCGTGGAGCGGTGCGCCGCGTGAGATCGAGAGCAGCGACGAGCAGGAGCTGATCCTCGAAGGGCTCTGCGCGTTCGCCGACCCGCCCAAGCCGACCGCGGCGTCGGCCATCGCGCAACTGGCTCGCGCCGGCATCACGCTGAAGATCCTCTCCGGTGACGACCCGGTCGTGGTCAAGCGGCTGGCCGGATTGGTCGGGCTGAAGGCCGACCGTGTGCTGTCGGGCAGCGACATCGCCGAGCTCAGCGACGACGCGCTCGCGGTTCAGGTGCGCTCGACCGACGCCTTCGGCCGGCTCGCCCCCGATCAGAAATCGCGCATCGTCAAGGCGCTGCAGGCCTCGGGCGAGGTGGTCGGCTTCCTCGGTGACGGCATCAATGATGCGCCGGCGCTGAAGGCCGCCGACATCGGTCTGTCGGTCGAAGGCGCCACCGGCGTCGCGCAATCAGCCGCCGACATCATCCTGCTCGCGGCCGATCTCGAAGTCGTCGCCAACGGCGTCGAAGAAGGCCGGCGCACCTTCGCCAACATTCTGAAATACGTGCGGATGGGCGCGAGCTCGAATTTCGGCAACATGCTGTCGATGGCCATCGCCTCGATGGCACTGCCGTTCCTGCCGATGCTGCCGACGCAGATCCTGCTCAACAACCTGCTCTACGATCTCTCGGAGCTCGGCATTCCGTTCGACCGCGTGAGTCCGCAGGCCACCGCGCGCCCCCAGCGCTGGGACATGAAGCAGCTGCTGCGCTTCGCCGCGATCATGGGACCGCTGTCGTCGCTGTTCGATTTCCTGACCTTCGGCGCCCTCTTGTATCTGTTCCACGCGACTCCCGAGGAGTTCCGTACCGCCTGGTTTCTCGAATCCATGGCGACCCAGATCCTCGTCATCTTCATCATTCGAACCAACCTGCGGCCATGGAGCAATCGGGCCGATCCCATGCTGACGGCTTCGTCCCTGACCGCGCTCGTGGTCGCCGTGGTGGTGCCATTCACGCCGGCCGGCGCGTGGTTCGGTTTCGTCACGCCGCCATTCGCCGTGCTGGCAACGATCGCCGGCCTGGTCGTTGCGTATCTGGTCTGTGCGGAGGCCCTCAAATCCCTTGCGGTGCGGCCGAGGCCCCGGAGCCTGCAGCGGGGGCCCCGACCTCATCTGGGCTCACCATGA
- a CDS encoding efflux RND transporter periplasmic adaptor subunit: protein MADQVAALSSRTKSTVVPAVWSALWAHRWFALAIVVLLGLGGWQSVRIMLGPAIVVDLVQRGDLVETVVASGHVETPYRVEIGSQITGTVEEVLVQEGERVIKGQPLVSLEAREPKAAVVQAQGQVAQAEARMRQLAELTLPSAKEALSQAQATLLNAQQTYDRTSQLTNNGYATRAALDEAQKTLDVALAQKRAAEFQVFTASPGGSDYVMAETQLNQARANLDTAQSRLGYATIAAPRDGVLITRNVERGTVAQPGKALLVLAPAGAVQLVLQIDERNLGKLALGQTALASADAYPDRRFPAVVSYINPGVDISRASVQVKLTVKEPPDYLRQDMTVSVDIEVASRKDALELPVRSVHDLTAGQPWVLGAKEGRAVRRPVHVGIRGNSHIEIVDGLSAGDVAVPANSGLVTGQRFRPVLP from the coding sequence ATGGCCGATCAAGTCGCAGCTCTATCATCCCGCACCAAATCAACCGTCGTTCCGGCCGTCTGGTCAGCACTATGGGCGCATCGCTGGTTCGCCCTCGCGATCGTCGTGCTGTTGGGCCTTGGCGGCTGGCAGAGTGTCCGTATCATGCTCGGCCCGGCGATCGTGGTCGACCTGGTCCAGCGCGGCGATCTGGTCGAGACGGTGGTCGCCAGCGGCCATGTCGAGACACCCTATCGCGTCGAGATCGGCAGCCAGATCACCGGCACGGTCGAAGAGGTCCTGGTGCAGGAAGGTGAGCGGGTCATCAAGGGCCAGCCGCTGGTCTCGCTGGAAGCGCGGGAACCGAAGGCGGCCGTGGTGCAGGCACAAGGGCAGGTGGCGCAGGCCGAGGCGCGGATGCGCCAGCTCGCCGAGCTGACCTTGCCGTCGGCGAAGGAAGCGCTGAGCCAGGCCCAGGCGACGCTGTTGAACGCGCAGCAGACCTACGACCGCACGTCGCAACTCACCAACAATGGCTACGCGACGCGGGCTGCGCTCGACGAGGCGCAGAAGACGCTCGACGTCGCTCTGGCCCAGAAACGTGCGGCCGAATTCCAGGTCTTCACCGCGAGCCCGGGCGGCAGCGACTACGTCATGGCCGAGACGCAATTGAACCAGGCGCGCGCCAATCTCGACACCGCGCAATCGCGGCTTGGCTACGCGACGATCGCAGCACCGCGTGACGGCGTGCTGATCACGCGCAATGTCGAGCGTGGCACCGTGGCACAGCCTGGTAAGGCGCTGCTGGTGCTGGCGCCTGCCGGCGCAGTTCAACTGGTGCTGCAGATCGACGAGCGCAATCTCGGCAAGCTCGCGCTCGGCCAGACCGCGCTGGCCTCGGCCGACGCCTATCCGGACAGACGTTTCCCCGCCGTCGTCAGCTACATCAATCCCGGCGTCGATATTTCCCGCGCCTCCGTGCAGGTCAAGCTCACCGTCAAGGAGCCGCCGGACTATCTGCGCCAGGACATGACGGTGTCGGTCGACATCGAGGTCGCATCGCGCAAGGATGCGCTCGAGCTGCCGGTGCGCTCGGTTCACGATCTCACCGCGGGACAGCCCTGGGTGCTCGGCGCCAAGGAGGGCCGTGCCGTCAGACGGCCGGTGCACGTCGGAATCCGCGGCAACAGCCATATCGAGATCGTCGATGGTCTGAGCGCAGGTGACGTCGCGGTGCCTGCCAATTCCGGTCTGGTCACCGGCCAGCGCTTCCGTCCGGTGCTGCCGTGA
- a CDS encoding ABC transporter permease, producing MNRWLPFEWIAAVRFLRDGRLQTLFIIGGIAIGVGVIVFMSAMLAGLEANFIKRVLTSQPQIQLLTPDQVARPLRSGRGVIEDAIVQRPSQRVISIDQWPKIRDQMLAMSEVTAVSPTISGSVLAIRGDASRAVTLSGIEPESYFKIVKVPDYIVAGEPRLTSEDIVIGTELARDLGAVVGDKLNVQAASGANRVLTVTALVDLGSKGVNQRAAYVALRTAQSLLGMVGGVTTIDITVRDIYAAENIAQRIQAANVVKADSWIKTNAQFFTAVRAQETSNTLIRVFVALSVAFGIAAVLIVSVIQRSKEIGILRAMGTSRGQILRVFLLQGGLLGFIGSLFGAAMGAGALIYWHAVQRQADGSELFPLILERQLFVYTALLATVTGLLAATAPALRAAKLDPVVAIRG from the coding sequence GTGAACCGCTGGCTGCCGTTCGAATGGATCGCCGCGGTGCGCTTCCTGCGCGACGGACGGCTGCAGACATTGTTCATCATCGGCGGCATCGCGATCGGTGTCGGTGTCATCGTCTTCATGTCGGCGATGCTGGCGGGTCTCGAGGCGAACTTCATCAAGCGCGTGCTGACCTCGCAGCCGCAGATCCAGCTGCTCACGCCGGATCAGGTCGCGCGGCCGCTGCGCAGCGGCCGCGGCGTGATCGAGGATGCCATCGTGCAGCGTCCGAGCCAGCGCGTGATCTCGATCGACCAGTGGCCGAAGATCCGCGATCAGATGCTGGCGATGTCCGAGGTGACGGCGGTGTCGCCGACGATCTCGGGCTCCGTCCTCGCCATTCGCGGCGATGCCAGCCGGGCCGTGACACTGTCCGGAATCGAGCCCGAGAGCTACTTCAAGATCGTGAAAGTGCCGGACTACATCGTGGCCGGCGAGCCGCGGCTGACCAGCGAGGACATCGTCATCGGTACCGAGCTCGCCAGGGATCTCGGTGCCGTCGTCGGCGACAAGCTCAACGTCCAGGCGGCCTCCGGCGCCAACCGCGTGCTGACCGTGACCGCGCTGGTCGACCTCGGCAGCAAGGGCGTCAATCAGCGCGCCGCCTATGTCGCGCTACGCACGGCGCAGTCGCTGCTCGGCATGGTCGGCGGCGTCACCACGATCGACATCACCGTGCGGGACATCTACGCCGCGGAGAATATTGCGCAGCGCATCCAGGCCGCCAATGTCGTCAAGGCCGACAGCTGGATCAAGACCAATGCGCAGTTCTTCACCGCGGTGCGGGCGCAGGAGACTTCCAACACGCTGATCCGCGTGTTCGTCGCGCTCTCAGTTGCGTTCGGCATCGCCGCCGTGCTGATCGTCTCGGTGATTCAGCGCTCCAAGGAGATCGGCATCCTGCGTGCGATGGGCACCTCGCGCGGCCAGATCCTGCGCGTGTTCCTGCTGCAGGGCGGGCTGCTCGGCTTCATCGGCTCGCTGTTCGGCGCTGCGATGGGCGCGGGCGCGCTGATTTATTGGCACGCGGTGCAGCGGCAGGCTGATGGTTCGGAGTTGTTTCCCTTGATCCTGGAGCGGCAACTGTTCGTCTACACGGCGCTGCTCGCGACGGTCACGGGACTGCTCGCCGCCACAGCGCCTGCTTTGCGCGCGGCCAAGCTCGATCCCGTGGTGGCGATCCGTGGCTGA
- a CDS encoding ABC transporter ATP-binding protein, whose product MPTETEVLHDIDLKVDRGEFVALIGPSGSGKSTLLNIVGLLDRPTSGRLTIRGRDTASLDDTELTHLRGHTIGFIFQYHLLISAFTARENVMMPLLVDRGFPSGEIEARASRLLDQVGLAKFADNLATNMSGGQQQRVAVARALAMSPDLVLADEPTGNLDTKSADAVFDLMRQVNRDIGTSFLLVTHNLDLARRCDRIIEVVDGRIQA is encoded by the coding sequence ATGCCGACCGAGACCGAGGTGCTGCACGATATCGACCTCAAGGTCGACCGCGGCGAGTTCGTTGCGCTGATCGGCCCGTCCGGCTCCGGCAAGAGCACCTTGCTCAACATCGTCGGCCTCCTGGATCGGCCAACCTCCGGCCGCCTGACGATCAGGGGCCGCGATACGGCTTCGCTGGACGACACCGAGCTCACCCATTTGCGCGGCCACACGATCGGATTCATCTTCCAGTATCACCTCCTGATCTCCGCCTTCACCGCCAGGGAGAACGTGATGATGCCGCTGCTGGTGGATCGCGGCTTTCCGAGCGGGGAGATCGAAGCGCGGGCGTCCAGGCTCCTGGACCAGGTGGGTCTGGCAAAATTCGCCGACAATCTCGCGACCAACATGTCGGGCGGCCAGCAGCAGCGCGTCGCGGTGGCGCGCGCGCTGGCAATGAGCCCGGACCTGGTGCTGGCCGACGAGCCGACCGGCAACCTCGACACCAAGTCCGCTGATGCCGTTTTCGACCTGATGCGACAGGTCAACCGGGACATCGGCACGAGCTTCCTCCTGGTCACCCACAACCTCGATTTGGCCCGGCGCTGTGACCGCATCATCGAGGTTGTCGACGGCCGCATTCAGGCCTGA
- a CDS encoding adenylosuccinate synthase codes for MANVVVVGAQWGDEGKGKIVDWLSEQADIVVRFQGGHNAGHTLVINGATYKLALLPSGVLRSGKLSVIGNGVVFDPQAFLDEVGKLQAQGVAINPDNLRVAENVTLILPLHRELDALRESANAATAIGTTRRGIGPAYEDKVGRRAIRLMDLADLDTLPHKIDRLLAHHNALRRGLGLEQIDGQEILRELTAFAPQLLPYAETVWRLLDIKRREGKRMLFEGAQGALLDVDHGTYPYVTSSNTVAAQAATGSGLGPGAIGYVLGLCKAYTTRVGQGPFPTEQDNDIGRKIGERGREFGTNTGRPRRCGWFDAVLVRQAVRTCGINGLALTKLDILDGFDTIEVCTGYRLDGKEIDHFPAGEGAQARVVPIYETIEGWKQPTANARSWADLPAQAIKYVRRIEELVGCPIALLSTSPEREDTILVQNPFEA; via the coding sequence ATGGCTAACGTGGTCGTCGTCGGCGCCCAATGGGGCGACGAGGGGAAGGGCAAGATCGTCGATTGGCTGTCGGAGCAGGCCGACATCGTCGTGCGCTTCCAGGGCGGCCATAATGCTGGCCATACCCTCGTCATCAACGGTGCGACCTACAAGCTCGCGCTGCTGCCCTCCGGCGTGTTGCGCTCGGGCAAGCTGTCGGTGATCGGCAACGGCGTCGTGTTCGATCCCCAGGCTTTTCTCGACGAGGTTGGCAAGCTGCAGGCACAAGGCGTCGCCATCAATCCGGACAATCTGCGCGTGGCCGAGAACGTCACCCTGATCCTGCCGCTGCATCGTGAGCTCGACGCGCTGCGGGAATCGGCGAATGCCGCGACCGCGATCGGCACCACCCGCCGCGGCATCGGCCCGGCCTATGAGGACAAGGTCGGCCGTCGCGCGATTCGGCTGATGGATCTCGCCGATCTCGATACGCTACCCCACAAGATCGACCGCCTGCTCGCCCATCACAACGCGCTGCGCCGGGGCCTTGGGCTGGAGCAGATCGACGGCCAGGAGATCCTGCGTGAGCTGACGGCCTTTGCGCCGCAGCTGCTGCCCTATGCGGAAACGGTCTGGCGGCTGCTCGACATCAAGCGCCGCGAAGGCAAGCGGATGCTGTTCGAGGGCGCCCAGGGCGCCCTGCTCGATGTCGACCACGGCACCTACCCTTACGTGACTTCGTCAAACACCGTGGCGGCGCAGGCCGCGACGGGATCCGGCCTCGGGCCGGGGGCGATCGGCTACGTGCTCGGCCTGTGCAAGGCCTATACGACCCGGGTCGGGCAGGGGCCGTTTCCGACGGAGCAGGACAACGACATCGGCCGCAAGATCGGCGAGCGTGGTCGCGAGTTCGGAACGAACACGGGCCGGCCGCGTCGTTGCGGCTGGTTCGATGCGGTCCTGGTCCGGCAGGCGGTGCGAACCTGCGGCATCAACGGTCTTGCGCTGACCAAGCTGGACATTCTCGATGGTTTCGACACGATCGAGGTGTGTACCGGCTATCGGCTGGACGGTAAGGAGATCGATCATTTCCCGGCAGGTGAGGGGGCGCAGGCCCGGGTCGTACCGATCTACGAGACGATCGAAGGCTGGAAACAGCCGACCGCCAATGCGCGCTCCTGGGCCGATCTGCCGGCGCAGGCCATCAAATACGTCCGGCGCATCGAGGAACTGGTGGGTTGCCCGATTGCGCTGCTTTCCACCAGCCCCGAACGCGAGGATACTATTCTGGTCCAGAATCCCTTCGAGGCGTGA
- a CDS encoding DUF5413 family protein, with protein MKRYLIFVAVGPALGGFALLLVTTYLSGYWTDTNPGEVAKLFKVFVTSLQYSYLFGFLPALMMCAIDDILFHVRRIPPTLRMLLVGGIAFLLAAFNYASHGSDYGVMQWILYGLVGFIPATVSSWLVHKFVQEPQPATAN; from the coding sequence ATGAAGCGTTATCTGATCTTCGTTGCCGTGGGCCCGGCGTTGGGCGGCTTCGCGCTGCTCCTCGTCACGACCTACTTGTCCGGCTACTGGACCGACACCAATCCGGGCGAAGTGGCCAAGCTGTTCAAGGTCTTCGTCACTTCGCTGCAGTACAGCTATCTGTTCGGCTTCCTGCCGGCGCTGATGATGTGCGCGATCGACGACATCCTGTTTCACGTCAGGCGCATCCCGCCGACGCTGCGGATGCTCCTGGTCGGCGGCATCGCCTTCCTGCTCGCCGCCTTCAACTATGCCTCGCATGGCTCCGACTATGGTGTCATGCAGTGGATCCTCTACGGCCTCGTCGGCTTCATTCCGGCCACGGTGTCCTCCTGGCTGGTTCATAAATTCGTCCAGGAGCCGCAACCGGCGACTGCGAACTGA